In Brassica rapa cultivar Chiifu-401-42 chromosome A06, CAAS_Brap_v3.01, whole genome shotgun sequence, a single window of DNA contains:
- the LOC103827887 gene encoding plasma membrane-associated cation-binding protein 1, with product MGYWKSRVVPTMKKLFERIPTKKALVVEASKSLTFDDSKEAINKEIEEKRTELEPKVVEIYEATSAELKALVKEPKEDGLMKHSAEVHKFLEALVEIGFPGSKAACEVSSTSSGPVTFIFEKVCLFLPAEKSREVDIVEEVVKTEEPAKEEEVISGDKEREIVEEKKEEVQPAPVPAPAAAEVKKTAVEEEKKAAAEDKKPVEEVKKEVVAAAPVAETPSTKAPETLVVETPAKTPEAPAKAPEAPAKAPEAPAKAPETPAAEPKKA from the exons ATGGGTTACTGGAAATCGAGGGTTGTTCCAACAATGAAGAAATTATTCGAGAGAATCCCAACAAAGAAGGCTCTAGTTGTTGAGGCTAGCAAGTCCTTAACCTTCGATGATTCTAAG GAAGCAATCAACAAGGAGATCGAGGAGAAAAGGACAGAACTGGAACCCAAGGTCGTGGAAATCTACGAAGCAACGTCTGCTGAACTAAAG GCTTTGGTGAAGGAGCCTAAGGAGGATGGTTTAATGAAACATTCTGCCGAGGTGCACAAATTCCTCGAGGCGCTTGTCGAAATTG GGTTCCCTGGTTCAAAGGCTGCATGTGAAGTTTCATCTACCAGCTCCGGACCAGTAACGTTCATATTTGAGAAAGTATGTTTGTTTCTCCCGGCCGAGAAGTCACGGGAGGTGGATATTGTGGAGGAAGTCGTGAAAACTGAAGAACCGGCCAAAGAAGAGGAAGTTATAAGCGGCgataaagagagagaaatagttgaagagaagaaagaagaggttCAACCGGCACCGGTTCCTGCCCCAGCGGCTGCGGAGGTGAAGAAGACAGCCGTGGAAGAGGAGAAAAAGGCGGCTGCGGAAGATAAGAAGCCAGTGGAGGAGGTGAAAAAAGAAGTTGTTGCTGCAGCGCCAGTGGCTGAAACTCCATCGACCAAGGCCCCAGAAACTCTGGTGGTTGAAACTCCGGCCAAGACTCCTGAAGCTCCGGCCAAGGCTCCTGAAGCTCCGGCTAAGGCTCCTGAAGCTCCAGCGAAGGCTCCAGAAACGCCGGCGGCTGAGCCAAAAAAagcttga
- the LOC103827886 gene encoding flavonoid 3'-monooxygenase CYP75B137, whose product MVTISSLFKILSCADHVDYAIIVIALSSVVWYIWLYAKSKRQPHPLPPGPWGLPIIGNLPFLKPELHTYFQGLAKEHGPIFKLWLGSKLAIVVSSSEVAREILRTNDVIFANHDVPAVALINTYGGIDIAWSPYGPRWRMLRKLCVNKILSNVRLDSSVGLRRGETRRTVRYLADQARAGSQLNLGEQIFVMILNVVTQMLWGATVEEEEREIVGAEFIELVQEMNDLLMVPNISDFFPALNRFDLQGLAKRMRGLAQRLDRLFDRVINQRLGVDKGSEGKGEDFLEVLLKIKDEEDGQTNLNMNDVKALLMNMVLGGTDSSLHVIEFAMAELINKPDIMKRAQQELDEVVGKDKIVEESHIP is encoded by the exons ATGGTAACCATCTCGAGTCTGTTCAAGATTCTAAGTTGCGCGGACCACGTTGACTATGCTATAATAGTGATCGCTCTATCCTCTGTTGTATGGTATATCTGGCTTTACGCCAAGTCCAAACGGCAGCCCCATCCCTTGCCTCCGGGACCTTGGGGTCTTCCAATAATCGGAAACCTACCGTTCCTCAAACCAGAGCTTCACACCTACTTCCAAGGTCTGGCTAAAGAGCACGGTCCCATTTTCAAACTCTGGCTCGGCTCCAAACTGGCGATTGTGGTTAGCTCCTCTGAGGTGGCCCGTGAGATTCTACGAACCAACGACGTCATTTTCGCGAACCACGATGTTCCTGCCGTGGCTCTGATAAACACGTACGGTGGTATTGACATAGCCTGGTCACCATATGGACCAAGGTGGCGGATGCTGAGGAAACTATGTGTTAATAAGATACTGAGCAACGTCAGGTTGGATTCATCTGTTGGCCTACGTCGCGGAGAGACCAGGAGAACAGTTAGGTATTTGGCGGATCAGGCTCGAGCAGGATCGCAGCTTAACTTGGGAGAACAAATATTCGTGATGATACTAAATGTTGTAACGCAGATGTTGTGGGGCGCTacggttgaagaagaagagagagagattgttGGAGCCGAGTTCATAGAATTAGTTCAAGAGATGAATGACCTCCTGATGGTGCCCAATATATCTGACTTTTTCCCGGCATTGAACCGGTTTGATCTTCAGGGCTTAGCTAAGCGTATGCGAGGACTGGCTCAGAGGCTGGACCGGCTGTTTGACCGGGTCATTAATCAACGGCTGGGGGTGGATAAGGGAAGTGAAGGGAAGGGTGAAGATTTTCTGGAGGTCTTACTAAAAATCAAGGATGAAGAAGATGGGCAGACAAATTTGAACATGAATGATGTGAAGGCGTTGCTCATG AACATGGTGCTCGGTGGTACAGATTCATCGTTACATGTCATAGAGTTCGCAATGGCCGAGCTAATAAACAAACCGGATATCATGAAGAGAGCTCAACAAGAACTTGACGAAGTTGTGGGAAAAGATAAAATAGTGGAGGAGTCTCACATCCCTTAA
- the LOC108872259 gene encoding leucine-rich repeat receptor-like protein kinase PXC2, whose translation MGRAEEEESEDYFSLHHKPLISSDSSRLELINKRLCELGRGGIGVVYKTSLQEGRPVAVKKLTDSGLIKSQEEFEREMRKLGKLMHKNIIEIKGYYWTQSLQLLSYEFVSGEAYTDISMGTTIGLAYLHRSNIAHYNLKATNVKSTLGYTALKFACRTVKITEKCDVYGFGILVLEVVTGKRPVEYAEDDVMVLSETVREGLEEGRVEEFVDGRLRANFPAEEAVPVLKLGLVCGS comes from the exons ATGGGAAGagcagaggaggaggagagtgaAGAC TACTTCTCATTACATCACAAACCTTTGATCTCTTCGGATTCCTCACGATTGGAGCTTATAAATAAGCGTTTATGCGAACTGGGTCGTGGTGGGATCGGAGTGGTTTACAAGACGAGCCTCCAGGAAGGGCGTCCTGTGGCAGTCAAGAAACTGACCGACTCGGGTCTGATCAAGTCGCAGGAGGAGTtcgagagagagatgagaaaaCTCGGCAAACTGATGCATAAGAATATCATTGAGATCAAAGGGTACTACTGGACGCAATCTCTGCAGCTCCTGAGCTATGAGTTTGTCTCAGGGGAAGCTTATACAGACATCTCCATGGGGACGA CGATAGGTCTTGCTTATCTGCACAGGAGTAACATCGCTCACTACAATCTGAAAGCAACGAAC GTAAAGAGCACGTTGGGGTACACAGCCCTGAAGTTTGCATGCCGGACGGTCAAGATAACAGAGAAGTGCGATGTGTACGGGTTTGGGATCTTGGTGCTGGAGGTGGTAACGGGGAAGAGGCCGGTGGAGTATGCGGAGGACGATGTGATGGTGCTGAGTGAGACGGTGAGAGAGGGGTTAGAGGAAGGGAGAGTGGAGGAATTCGTTGACGGTAGGCTGAGAGCGAACTTTCCGGCGGAGGAGGCAGTACCAGTGCTAAAACTAGGGTTGGTATGTGGGTCCTAA